In Lutra lutra chromosome 6, mLutLut1.2, whole genome shotgun sequence, the following are encoded in one genomic region:
- the LOC125101998 gene encoding olfactory receptor 2B2: MRQVNESIPQEFLLLGFSDRPWLELPLFVVFLISYILTIFGNLAIILVSHLDPKLHTPMYFFLTNLSLLDLCYTTSTVPQMLVNIRSTRKVISYGGCVAQLFIFLALGSTECLLLAVMSFDRFVAICQPLHYSVIMHQRLCLQLAAASWFSGFSNSVLQSTWTLHMPLCGRREVDHFFCEVPALLQLSCADTTANEAELFFISVLFLLIPVILILISYAFIVQAVLRIQSAEGRRKVFGTCGSHLIVVSLFYGTAISMYLQPPSPSSKDRGKMVSLFYGIIAPMLNPLIYTLRNKDVKGAFKRLIVRVFLIKK, encoded by the coding sequence ATGAGGCAGGTGAATGAGAGCATCCCACAGGAGTTCCTCCTCCTGGGTTTCTCAGATCGACCATGGCTGGAGCTCCCACTCTTTGTGGTCTTCCTGATTTCCTACATCTTGACTATCTTCGGCAATCTGGCAATAATTCTTGTGTCTCATCTGGACCCCAAACTACATACCCCCATGTACTTTTTTCTTACCAATCTGTCACTCCTGGACCTTTGCTACACCACAAGTACGGTTCCACAGATGCTGGTAAACATACGCAGCACCAGGAAGGTGATCAGTTACGGTGGCTGTGTGGCCCAGCTCTTCATTTTCCTGGCCTTGGGTTCCACCGAATGTCTTCTCTTGGCCGTCATGTCTTTTGATAGGTTTGTAGCTATTTGTCAGCCTCTGCATTACTCAGTTATCATGCACCAGAGGCTGTGCCTCCAGCTGGCAGCCGCATCCTGGTTCAGTGGCTTCAGCAACTCAGTGCTGCAGTCCACCTGGACCCTTCACATGCCGCTTTGTGGCCGTCGAGAAGTAGATCACTTCTTCTGTGAGGTCCCTGCCCTGCTCCAGTTGTCCTGTGCAGACACGACAGCCAATGAGGCGGAACTGTTCTTTATCAGTGTGCTATTTCTCTTAATACCCGTGATACTCATCCTTATATCATATGCTTTCATTGTCCAAGCAGTGTTGAGGATCCAGTCGGCCGAAGGCCGGCGAAAGGTGTTTGGCACGTGTGGCTCCCATTTGATCGTGGTGTCACTGTTTTACGGCACTGCGATCTCCATGTACCTACAACCGCCATCCCCCAGCTCCAAGGACCGGGGGAAGATGGTGTCCCTCTTCTATGGGATCATCGCACCCATGCTGAACCCCCTTATATACACACTTAGGAATAAAGATGTAAAGGGAGCATTTAAGAGGTTGATTGTGAGGGTCTTCTTAATCAAGAAATAG